From the genome of SAR324 cluster bacterium:
TGATTTCCAATTTTTTATCTGGTTTTACTATAATGTCTTCAACTGGTTCCGTGAACTCATGGAACATGGTGAAGGGGAGGATGGTGTCGTTGCTGTTGGTTACCATTTTTCCGGTAGTGGCGTGATACAGGTAGTCGACCAACCGGATGCAACTGAACGATGAGCTATCAGTGATATCGCTCATATTCAGCAGTGCTTCCATTCTGACTGCCTTATAATCAGGAGATTGAGCGACGATCTGTTCACTGTTCATGACAATCTGACGCCTCTGTTCAGTGTCTTGTCAAGTCCTAAAAAAAGTTTACAGTTTTTGAATAGTCCTGGGACTATTTTACATAAAATTCGATTAGTCCTGAAATGGCTTTACGAAGTATTAATCCTGAAATGAGTTCATATCGTTATTGTCATAATTTTCTAACGTAGATTGTTGAACGATGACTCTTTTTTTCCATAGTTTCTCAGTTTCTATATTCTCCTGATGAACAACTTGAGGCGTCAGGTATCCAATACTCATATGTGGCCGTTCTTCATTATAAAGCCGGACGGATAAATCCAGTATTTTTGAAGCCATTTTGATTGAGTCCACTTGTTGATCTTCCAGGTATTCTTGTTTTAGAATACCATTGACACGTTCCGCGATCGCGTTTTCATAAGGATCTCCATTTTCCGTCATACTAATTTGAATTCCGTGTTGATCCAGAAGTTGTACGTAAATCGAAGAACAATATTGAACTCCACGATCCGAATGATGGATTAACGAGGAAAGATCCCCCATATTCCTCGATAGCGCCATCTTCAATGCCTCCAGCGTTTCCAGTGCTTCCAGGGTCTCCGCGACATGATATCCCACAATTTTACGCGACCAGGCATCCGTGATGAAACTCACATAGACAAATCCCGACTGTATTTTCCAATAGGTTAAATCACTCACCCAAAGTTGATTGCTTCCCGATGGAATAAAATCCTTAATTAAATTAGGGTACTTTCGTAACCAATGGGAGGATTGAGTCGTGGATATCCTTCGTTTTCTTCTTTTAACCAACAGTTGGTTCGACGCCAATAAATCAAATAACGCGTCACGTCCCATCTTGATTTGGTGCTCCTGAAAAAAGGGTTGGAGCTTTTCGTAAAGCTTTCTCCCTCCCATATGACGATGAAATTTTCCGAGCTGTGCAGGTGATTTGAATATGTTGTAGAACAGGAATACACTGGATTTTGCGTTATTTTCCCCCAAAAAGAACCTTTTGATGCGAGAATCCTATGTCCAATTATGAAATCAAGATCCAGATAGGTATCCAAAAAACAGAGCATGCCCCAACGAACGGAGTGGAAACCCTTGTGGAAAAAGGTTTTAGGATCGTCATTTCGCAGGAATCCGCCCAAAGCATCGATGAGAGTGAGAAAGCGTTGCTCTCAGTGAATTATCCAGCCCTGCGGCAAGCGTTGTCAGCTCATCTCAGTGAAATGAGCCGAGAAGACGCAGAGAGATACAGAACAGGACATCTAAAAAAAACAGCATTTATCCCGTAGATGGCGAAATCGGACGCTTCCACTTTGAGACGTGGAGCCGAGTGAATGCCTATGGGGAGGAACTTTATAAGGGGAAGGAATTGTTTGAGCCTCTGCAGGGAGAGGAAAAATACCGAACACTGGGTTTCAGGGAATTGGCACTGATCTATGGAAGCTGTGAGGATTCCTATCGCAAAACAGCGGCCTTGATCAATCGGGTCCGTTATCAACTCCAAGAGGGAACTCCGGAGCGAACGCTGCGGGATAATACGCAAAAGGAGGGACGACAAATTCAGGCGTATCTGAAGGAAAAAACCGATACGATTTTAGCGCAATCGGGTTTTAGCGCTCCAGGTCTTCCGTTAGCAGAGCAAGCGATGGAGCGGATTATTCCAGTTCGGGAAGTAGCTCCAGAGTTGCTGATGGAACTGATAGAAGATTGCGCCGTGGAAGACTCTCTGAAATCCGAAATTCTGAAGAATCCAGTACCTTATGAAGACCCTGAACAAGCGGTTCATATCTCTCTCGATGACGTTGGAGCTAAAAAACAAAAAGAAGTTCGTCTG
Proteins encoded in this window:
- a CDS encoding IS3 family transposase; protein product: MGENNAKSSVFLFYNIFKSPAQLGKFHRHMGGRKLYEKLQPFFQEHQIKMGRDALFDLLASNQLLVKRRKRRISTTQSSHWLRKYPNLIKDFIPSGSNQLWVSDLTYWKIQSGFVYVSFITDAWSRKIVGYHVAETLEALETLEALKMALSRNMGDLSSLIHHSDRGVQYCSSIYVQLLDQHGIQISMTENGDPYENAIAERVNGILKQEYLEDQQVDSIKMASKILDLSVRLYNEERPHMSIGYLTPQVVHQENIETEKLWKKRVIVQQSTLENYDNNDMNSFQD